GCTGTATTTATACATCTCGTCGCCCCCAAGTGCAAGCTTTTTAACATGTTTCGGCCATTTTCCTTGCACTTATTATACCATAATTCTTGCGATTTGTCTTGCCTTGCTGTATATTTTCTTTTGTTCAGCGGGCATTATGTAATATGAGTGGAAATATCAAGACACTTGCTTTCTAATATTATGACAGAAATAATAATTACAGTTTTTAACAAAGAATATACTTAGGTATATAAGCCTGTCTCTCTTATAAAATAATAATTAACTGTAATTTTAATAATTATTTAAAGGCGCAGCTTGCAATCTCATAAGCATTTTCGAGATTGCAGGCTGCGCTTTCATATACTTGATATTCTCTCAATATGTAAGTATCAGTACATTTTATTCCGAAGGAACAAAAAGCATACTGTAGCCGATAAATAGAGGTTAAAAGCATCAGCCTCTGGTATTATAATTTTACTTATCTTCTTTTAACCGCAACGAAGGCGCACCCCGCGGAAAGCAGAATAGCGGCAACGGCAAATATCATCATATCTCCGGTTTCCGGAGTTACAACGACAGGCTTTTCTTCAACAACGGCAGCTGTATCCGAAAGGACGATTTTATTTGAACCCACTCTGATATCATCGGCTTGCGGATTGCAAATTCCGTCGCCCCATGTAAGCCAGCTTTCATAATCTCCGGTGGAAGCAGTCAGAAGAACTGTCGCATATCCATATTCTTTGCCGGCTTTAATTTGAGCAATAGCATCCGAAGGGACGATTTTGCCCCACGGAATAGCTACTTCATATGTAGTCTTCGCTCCGTCGTTAACAGCTTTTAATGTGCTTATATTTGCAAAATAGTTTTCAAAGCCCTCCAGACCGCTGTATCCCCAGGCTCCGAACTTTGCATCTTTATGTACAGCGAAACCACATTCTGTTGTTTGCGCACTGAAGCTCTTTGCGGGACCATTTGGGTCAAACTTAACCTGGAAAAAGTCACCATTCCAAATATTACCTGTGCCTACTCCGGGATTGAACGGTGTGGTATCCGGTGTGACCAATGCCATATAGAAATTGTCATTATCCCATCTGAGATACAGATCAAATGAAATAGGAAGATTTTGATTGTCGGCAACAAAGGTGCCGTCGCCAGATGCGGTAGTTGTAAATACGCATCCGCTGTCCTGCTTCATATCGGCGCATTTCACTGAAACCGTGGGCTTGCCCCATTCCGCTTCAGTCAAAACGCCGTCAATAGTAGGAGCTTTTGCAAATTTAAGGATATCGACCGTAGCATTAGAACGTCCTGCTGCAGACACAGAAATAGCGAGTGCGGAAATCAAAAAGATCATCGAAACTACAAGTGCAAGGGTTCTTTTCATCAGTACTTCCTCCAAATAATTATTATAAGCAAACATGCTTCTTGCTCAGATATATTATAATCTATTAAATATAATATTTCAATACCATAATATGCATTTTTGAATTTTTTGAGATAATTTTTTTATATTTATGTTAATTGATTTAGTATTAATGATGTACTTTATTAAAACTTTAATGCTTAATATTGATCGTAAAATTACTTATTAGGAGCATTAAAGCATATCAAAAATACGCAGCATCATATTTACAATTAATAGTGAAACGGCAACTCCTGCTTATCATTTTGAAATAATCCTTGTTTTATAAGAGAAAAATGTTATTACGAATTTCTCCGTCTTTGGGATCTCCCAGAGTAAGTTCGTTCACTTTCGCCTCGTATATCTGCTGCATTTACGCCCCGAAATTCTGCAATATTGGACTTCGTTTTGTGTGGACACTCGTCCGTTCAGGGTATGCCTTATATGCGGTTTCTGTTCGTCAGACTAAGGCTTTGCCCGTGGGTTATTATCCTCCCCACATCCGACTTCCTTCAGATTCCACCTCGCGATGGACACCCTTGTCTTCGGATAACAGTTCCTACTGCCATGTCTCTAGCGGACTTCCACCTCCGAGTAAACGCGCCTGCCGGGCGCACCACTGAATAAAGCGGCAGAACAATCTGCCGCTTTATTATGATTAGTTATTTTAATGTTGTTTGAAATGATTTTCGATTCTCTCTGGATAGATAATATTAAATTTTACAGACCGAAAAGCTTCTGCCAGAAGGTTTTTTTTACATTCATCCAATCAATAGTGTTCGTTAGTAATACGGCGCATTGAGCGTTTGTGAGCTCGCCGTAAGGGTCAAGCAAACCGCCGCCTTTGCCGTTGATTATGCCGCACGCGACCAGCGAATACATAGAATTTGTTGCCCAAGCGGGAATATCGCTCATATCCGCAAAAACAGGTGAAGATTCAGGTGAAGGAACGTCGAGTATACGGTTCAATATAGCCGCGGCTTCGGCGCGGGTTATGGGTGTCTCTGGGCAAAACATCAATCCCGCTTCTGTTTCAACGCCTAGTATTATTCCCTTTGCTGACGCATACGAGACATATTTCTTTAATGAATACGGAATAGAAGCGTCATCTGCAAACGAAGTATAATCAACTTCCTTCAGCTCTTTATCCAATCCCGCAGTTTTCATCGCCATTTTCAGAAATTCACCGCGCGTTACGGGCTGTTCGGGACTGAATACAGGATACCCGTCTTCATTGAGCTTCAAAGCACAGATGTTTTCTTTTATCAATGTTATAGCATTTGAATGAGCCCAGTGATTTGTCATATCAGAGAAACACAGATTGTTATAACTTTTTTCAACGCTCAGCGTTATCGTGGACGCATCAGCAAGATTTCCGTATTCGTCATAAGCGGTGTATTTAAAACTGTCACGGCCCATAAAGCCATCTATTGGTCTGTAAACAAACGATCCGTTTTCAGTATCGCACAGGGTCAGAATACCATGCTTCGGTACTGAGATAATTTCGTATTCCAATTCGTCGCCATCAGCATCCACTCCCTGGAGAGAACCAAAAACAGCAATATTCTTATATGTCATAAAATCTTTTGCATAGCATACCGGCGCTGTATTCTCGCTGTTTGTAAACCTAACCATGCATTCAATTTCGGAAGCTGATATGCCACTGGCATCTGAAAATTTAAAACTGATATCGGTTTTTTCTCCGGATGGAATTAACTTCATATATGGTATATTTGCTTTTGATATTGTCTGTCCGGCAATAACATCAAGACCGCCAATTTTCAATATACCTTCCGCCACATCAGGCAGCTCCGTTATTTTTATATACGTATAATTGGAAAATCCAAGAGCCTTCGCAAAGTCGCCTGCTGTGAAATCCACCGTTCCTCCGCTTGTCGCATTTTTTAAAAGCGATGTTTTCCGTCTTAGAATTTCAATTCCGTATGAGAGTTCTCCTGTATATGCGGATGCGTATACAGTCCCGGCTGATACAAGAATTAATGCGGCAGCCAGCACCGCAAGCAATAATCTTTTCATGTCGACCTCCCGACCGCTTATGCGGCAGTATATTTTATGTGTTGCATTATAAGGCGGCTTCTGATTCCGTCGTTATATCGCTCATATTTTTTCCCTTTTCGGAATTTTCATACATATACAAATACAAAATATGATAGTAATTCCAATAATATAGTATTTTTTTAACCGCATTCGTGTTCTTTGCATTTTTTTCTGTGTTCGATACATTCTGCTGCTTTCTTCACGTCAACTCTCACAAGAATTACATCATCTCCGATTTTTTCTATCTGCTCCCATGATATCCGCAGTCTATTTTTAGTCGGAAGGCAGAATATTCCCGCTCCACCGCACGGTACAGTCACAGCCACAAGCCGTCCGATGCATTTGTCAATTATAAAATCA
The Oscillospiraceae bacterium genome window above contains:
- a CDS encoding S-layer homology domain-containing protein — encoded protein: MKRLLLAVLAAALILVSAGTVYASAYTGELSYGIEILRRKTSLLKNATSGGTVDFTAGDFAKALGFSNYTYIKITELPDVAEGILKIGGLDVIAGQTISKANIPYMKLIPSGEKTDISFKFSDASGISASEIECMVRFTNSENTAPVCYAKDFMTYKNIAVFGSLQGVDADGDELEYEIISVPKHGILTLCDTENGSFVYRPIDGFMGRDSFKYTAYDEYGNLADASTITLSVEKSYNNLCFSDMTNHWAHSNAITLIKENICALKLNEDGYPVFSPEQPVTRGEFLKMAMKTAGLDKELKEVDYTSFADDASIPYSLKKYVSYASAKGIILGVETEAGLMFCPETPITRAEAAAILNRILDVPSPESSPVFADMSDIPAWATNSMYSLVACGIINGKGGGLLDPYGELTNAQCAVLLTNTIDWMNVKKTFWQKLFGL
- a CDS encoding YlmC/YmxH family sporulation protein; translation: MNIKITGIGDVIDMNEQNKLPMECFNIPLCSIREMMDKQVVNVCDGLILGYIDDFIIDKCIGRLVAVTVPCGGAGIFCLPTKNRLRISWEQIEKIGDDVILVRVDVKKAAECIEHRKKCKEHECG